The Salegentibacter sp. Hel_I_6 region GAGCAAAATTGCCTGATGGCCACGGGTTATGGCCGGCAATTTGGATGTTGGGAAATAATATAAATGAAGTAGGTTGGCCGGCTTCCGGTGAAATTGATATTATGGAATTTGTAGGGAGGCAACCCGATACGATTCATAATGCGTTGCACACACCCGCAAGCCACGGTGATACCGAAAATATTAAAACTACGCCGGTTAAAGATGCGACTTCAGAGTTTCGTGTGTTTAAAATGAACTGGACAAAAGATGCGATCACCTTTTATATTGACGATAAGAAGACGTATACCTTTTCACCTTCAGAAAAAAATGAAGAAACATATCCTTACAAGCATCCGTTTTATTTCTTGCTGAACCTTGCGGTAGGCGGAAATTTTGGCGGTCCCGATGTTGATGATTCTATTTTTCCAAAGCAATTTTTAATAGATTATGTGAAGGTTTATAAGAATTAAAATATTTTAAAATTTAGAAAAAGGTCAATGAACGTATTTGCGTTTATTGGCCTTTTGTTTTTATGAATTGGTTGAAGATTAATAATTTGTGTGTATTTTACAGATATTAATAATCTTTACCAATGAGAAACATTACCATTTTGCTTCTAAGCGCATTTCTATTTGCCAGCTGCGCCGAATCCCAGAAAGACGACATCCCCTGGACTAATTTATTTGACGAAGAAAGCCTTGACGGATGGTCGCAAAAAGGCGGGGAAGCCGAATATCGCGTGGAGAATTCAGCAATAATCGGCATTACGGTACACGATACTCCAAATTCTTTTCTTACCACCGATAAAGATTACGAAGATTTCATCCTGGAACTGGATTTTAAAGTCCACTCGAGTATGAATTCAGGGATTCAAATTAGGAGCAATAGTTTTGATGATTATATGAACGGTCGGGTACACGGTTACCAGGTAGAGATAGATCCTTCAGAGCGTGCCTGGAGCGGGGGAATTTATGATGAGGCCCGTCGTGGCTGGTTGGTAGATTTAGACGAAAATCCAGATGCTAAACAGGCTTTTAAAAAAGACGAATGGAACAGTTTCCGCATAGAAGCTATTGGCGATACTATTAAAACCTGGATAAACGGGGTTCCTGCAGCTCATTTAATAGATGGTAAAACATCAAAAGGCTTTATTGCACTACAGGTACACAGTATTGGCGAAGATGCGGAAGAGGGTACAGAAGTAATGTGGAAAAACATTAAAATTCTAACCGAAAATTTAGATAAATACAGCACTAAAACTCCCCTGGAACCTATTAAAACTAAAAATAGATTAACGACTGCAGAGGAAAAAAACGGCTGGGAAATGCTATGGGACGGAGAAACTACCAATGGTTGGCGCGGTGCACGTCTTGATGAATTTCCTAAAGAGGGATGGAAAATAGAAGATGGAGTGCTGACAGTGTTGGCTAGCGGAGGGGGTGAATCTGAAGCCGGTGGTGATATCGTTACCAAAGAACTTTATGGCGATTTTGAATTAAAAGTTGATTTTAAAATTACAGAAGGTGCCAACTCCGGCATTAAGTATTTTGTGGATACCGATCTAAATAAAGGTCCCGGTTCTTCCATAGGTTTAGAGTATCAAATTCTGGACGATGAGCTGCATCCAGACGCAAAACTTGGGAATCATGATGGCAGTAGAACAATGGCTTCTTTGTACGATCTCATTCAGGCCGATCCGGATAAACCGGTTAATCCCGTGGGAGAATGGAATACTGCGCATATTATTTCGAAAGGAAATAAAGTAGAGCACTGGTTAAATGGCGTAAAGGTTTTGGAATATGAACGAAAGAGCGAAGATTACCGAAAACTTGTTGCTGAAAGCAAATATGTAGACTGGCCAGATTTTGGAGAAGCCGAGGAAGGACATATCTTACTTCAGGATCACGGCAATGAAGTGAGTTTTAAAAACATCAAAATCAAATCGGAATAATGAAAAATTCAAGAAGAGATTTTATCAAAAAAACAGCATTGGGCGGAACTGCGATTGCTGTAGGAAATTCAGCAATGGGAATGAGCGCAAAAAGCTACCGCAAAATTATAGGTTCTAACGATAGGATTCATGTAGCAATTGCCGGTTTGGGAAGAAGGCTTGGTGCATACTTCGATCCAATTGCACGAAAGGAGTCAAATGTAGAGCTAATGTATTTGTGTGATGTGATGGAAAGTCAGCGTGTAAACGCACTAAAAAGTTTTTCAGAACATATAGATTATAAACCCAAATTGGAGAACGATATTCGTAAAGTTTTAGAAGACTCTAAAGTTGATGCGCTAATAAATGCTACGCCAGATCACTGGCACACGCCCGGTTCCATTATGGCGATGAAAGCTGGTAAGCACGTATATGTTGAAAAACCTTCCAGCCATAATATGTTTGAAAATGAATTGCTGGTAGAAGCCACTAAAAAATATGGGAAAGTAGTTCAAATGGGAAACCAACAACGCTCATCAGATCATACGATTCAAATAATAAAAGATATCCACGATGGGGCCATCGGGGAGGTTTATAAAGCAGTGGCATTTTATACCAATAGCCGCGGGGAGACCCCAGTTCAGAAAAAAGCTGCGGTTCCGCAGGGATTGGACTGGGATTTATGGCAGGGCCCTGCAATAAGGAGGGAATATACCGAAGAAACCTGGGATTATAACTGGCACTGGTATGGCTGGAATTACGGCACGGCAGAAGCCGGTAACAACGGCACTCACGAAATGGATATCGCTCGCTGGGCATTACAGGTGGGACTTCCGCTACGTACCGATGTACAATCAGCCAAACGCCATTTTAAAGATGACGGGTGGGAGATGTACGATACCATGGATGCCACTTTTAAGTTTGCTGATAACAAAGTTATTCAATGGGATTCTAAAAGCCGGAATGGCTACGACACCTATGGCGGTGGTCGCGGGACTTTAATTTATGGTACCGAAGGCGGGGTTTTTATAGACCGTGAGAAATATGTACTTACCAATAGAAATGGAGAAGTAGTTAAGGAATATAATTCAGAATCTGAAGAAGCGGGAACCGCACTTGGTGGCGGTGGCGATATGTCTACACAACACCTTATTAACTTCTTTGACGGGATACGGGGCACAGCAAAGCTTAATGCGCCAATAGATGATGCTAACATTAGTATGGCGATGGTTCACTACACCAATATTGCCGACCAACTTGGAAGGGGATTTGATGTAGACGATAAAACAGGAAGGATATTTGACCGGGATGCAATGAAACTTTGGGGCCGCGAATATGCCCCGGGCTGGAAACCCCAAATTTAGTAACTTCTATTTCTTTATAAACTGTTCTCTAAGTATTAAATACCGACTTTAGATTTATGAAAATAATATTCTGAAAACTGATTTAATTGCTGATTTTTAGAAAAATCCTAAGCGATATCATACCCAAGGAGCTTTATTTTTTTAATATCTTTGACACCTCATATAGCCCCTTATGAATAATGTTGAAATTGAAGAGAATAAAGAAATAAAAAGATTACAAACTTTACTTTCCTATAACATTCTCGATACCCCCTACGAAAAAGATTTTGATGAACTGGCCCAATTAATCGCCCTTATATGTGATGTGCCTACTGCTATTATTTCTATGATAGATGATAAGAGGCAATGGTTTAAAGCCAAAGTAGGAATTTCTATGGATGAAGCTCCTATTGAAGAAACTTTCTGTAAATATACCGTTGTTCAGGACGAACTTTTAGAAATTTCTGATGCACTTTTAGATGAACGAGTAAAAAATAATCCTCACGTTAAAGCTGAAAACGGTATACGTTTTTATGCAGGATTGCCCTTAAAATCTGAAAATGGTTATAATATTGGGACGGTATGTGTGGTAGGAGACAAACCAAAGCAACTTACCGGAAAGCAAAGAAAAGCTTTAAAGCTTCTAACCAGCCAGGCTATGCATTTGCTGGAAACCCGAAAAAAGAATAAGAATCTGGGAACTGAGTTAAGCTCCATCCTGGGAAAGAAAATTGCCGAGACCCAGAAGAAGCTTCTTCTTAAAGAGAGCGAGAATAAATCCCTAATGAAAGCGATTAAAAATTCTAGTGGGGTAGTAGAATTTAGGCCAGATGGAACAATAATCTCTATTAATCAAAACTTTGAAGAAATTTCTGGGTACCGTGAGATCGAGCTTTTGGGAAGCCATCATAAAATGTTTATTACACCTGCCGATTATTCAGAAAATGATAGACTTTGGAAATCGTTAGGGAAAGGCAAATTTAAAACAGGAAGGGTAAGAAGAATTCATAAAGATGGTTCAGAATTTTATCTTCAGGCTACTTATAACCCTATACAGGACCTGGATGTTAGAGTAGTGAAAGTAGTAAAGATCTCCCAGGATATCACCAAGGAAATAGAAGCAGAATTTTCTTTGCAAAGAGCCAAAGATATGGCTGAAAGCCTGAATGAACAAAAAGATAATTTTATTGCCAATGTAAGTCACGAGATTAGAACGCCCATTCACGCTATGTTAGGTTTTACAGATCTTTTACTTGAGAATGAGAATGATGGGCATAAAATAAATTACCTAAAAGCAGTTAAAGTTGCTGGCGATTCATTACTCTTTATAATAAACGACATTCTTGATCTTTCCAAAATGGATGCAGGATTACTACAAATAGATAAGGATGTTTTTGATATACGCGATGCAATTAACAGGGTCTTTTCAATTTTACATCTTAAAGCACATCAAAAGAAAATTGAGTTCAAACCATCTATTGCTCAGGAAGTCCCACAACTATTAATTGGCGATAAGAACAGGTTGGCCCAGGTACTTATTAATTTATTAGGCAATGCTATAAAGTTTACATCAGAAGGTAGTGTAAAGTTACTGGTAGAAATTTGTAAAGAAACAGATTTTAAAGTTGTTATTAGATTTAATGTTTCAGATACAGGAATTGGTATTCCGCAGAAAAAACTCCATACAGTTTTTCAGCGATTTACACAGGCTGAAGAAAATACCTCGCAAAAATATGGAGGCACCGGGTTAGGGCTGAATATTTCCAGGCAGCTCATAGAAAAGCAGGAGGGGAATATTGAAGTGAAAAGCGAATTTGGAAAAGGAACCAATTTTATTTTTGAGATCCCATTCGAAAAAGCTACTGAAAAGGCACTAAAGAAAGAAATTAGTATAAATAATTTTCAGGAAAAATATTCGGGCAAAATTTTAATTTGCGAAGACAGTGAATTAAATCAACGCTTGGTAAGGGCTATTTTAAAAGGAAAAGGTCTTGAGGTAGATATTGCCGCAAATGGAGAAAAAGCAATTTCCTTTTTAAAGGAAAAGAATTACGATCTTATTTTTATGGATGTGCAAATGCCTGTAAAAAATGGGTATGAGACCACTAAAGAAATAAGAAACGAACTGAAATTAACGACTCCTATTGTTGCTTTAACAGCCAATTTTATGACTGCCGAAAAAGAAAAATGTAGCGCAGTGGGAATGGACGATTATTTGGCGAAACCATTTCAGAAAAAACAATTGTTTGAGAAAGTAGAAAAGTGGGTAAATGGGAAAAAATAATCGAGAAATAAAGATTTGTCATTAATTACCCGAACCGGTTTCCACAAAAGGCCTGGCTAAGATTAAATATTTATAGATATTTAATGAGAATTGTTAAATTGAATCAAAATTATACTATTTTTATATAGTGTTGCCCCCACATAAAACCACCCTGCTTATTTTTACGTTAATATACCCCAATTGAAGTTTTTTGGCGAACAATATTATTGTAGTACATTACGCACGAATTATGAGGGTTAATGTGATAAAAGTTTTTCTGATAATGACGATTTGGTTAGCTCCAGGTATTATCTTTACACAGGACAGAGTACATCCTCCTGCCCCGGATAATGTAGTTATGTCTACGCCTCCTCCTCCTCCCGGTCTACCAATAGACTTCGGGATCTCCGCTTTAATTGCTGCGGGTTTAGGATTGGGAATTCATCATATTAGAAACAGGAAGTAATTATTTTAATTCCTGAATACGCTTTACATATTTACCTATCACATCAAACTCCAGGTTTACGTTGTCTCCTTCTTTTAGAGATTTAAAGCTGGTGTGCTCATAAGTATAGGGAATTATAGCTACGCTAAATTCATTCTTTTTTGAATTCACCACGGTAAGACTCACACCATTTACAGTAATAGATCCCTTTTCTATAGTTATATTTTGCAAAGTCGGGTCATATTCAAAAGTGAATTCCCAGCTACCATCTTTTTCCTTCACTTTTTTACAAATTGCCGTTTGATCTACGTGTCCCTGTACAATATGACCATCCAGGCGATCGCCAAGTTTCATCCCGCGTTCTAGGTTTACCGGGGCGCCTTCAGCTAAATTTTTCAAATTGGTCTTCTCAAGGGTTTCAGCTACAGCTGTAACGTTATATTGCGTATCATTAATAGCAACCACGGTTAGACAAACTCCGTTGTGTGCGACACTTTGGTCTATCTTAAGCTCAGGAGTTATCGCGGCTTTTATACTAAAATGTATATTGCCACCTTCGGGTTCTATACGGCTTACTTCTCCTACTTCTTCAATAATTCCGGTAAACATATCTTTGGATTATTCTTACATTTGTGATGTAAAAATAGAAATAAACCCGGGAAGTTTTAGGTAATTAGCCAGAACAAAATCCTGAATTTTCTCAGGATGGTTTTTTGTAAATTAATTAGTAGTCGGAAAATCTATAAACATTAAGTAAATGAAACACGCTGAAAAGGTCAAATTAGGAATAAGCATAGGAGATTTGAATGGAATTGGAAGTGAAATAGTGCTTAAAACCTTTGATGATTCCCGAATGTTGGATTTTTGTACTCCGGTTATTTTTGCTTCAGCTAAGGTGATTACTTTTCTAAAAAAACACTTTAATCTAACTTTAAATTTCAATGGAATTGATCATCCGTCTAAAGCAATAGATGGAAAGATTAATGTGATGAATGTTTGGAAAGAAGGAGTAAATATAAATTTTGGGGAAGAAAACCCTAAAATAGGAGAGTATGCTTTTAAATCTTTGCAGGCAGCTACAAAAGCGCTGAAAGAAGATGAAATTGATGTATTAGTCACTGCACCTATAAACAAACACAGTATCCAGTCGGCTGAATTTAATTTTCCAGGACATACCGATTATCTGGCGAAAGAACTGGAAGGGGAAAGTCTAATGTTTATGATTACCGATACCTTGAAAATTGGCTTACTTACAGATCACGTTGCTTTAAAAGATATTGCCAATACAATTACTCCAGAGTTGATTGAAAAGAAACTAGGAATAATTCAGCAAACCTTAAAACAGGATTTTAGAATTCAGAAACCTAAAGTTGCTGTTTTAGGAATAAACCCGCATAGTGGAGATAACGGGGTGATT contains the following coding sequences:
- a CDS encoding family 16 glycosylhydrolase — translated: MMKKKNIVLSLILFIGLQVSAQELVWEEDFEGDSLNMDNWSYETGDGCPDLCGWGNNERQIYSEDYVEVKDGNLVITADKIGEKYYSGKVNSKNKFEFQYGTVEVRAKLPDGHGLWPAIWMLGNNINEVGWPASGEIDIMEFVGRQPDTIHNALHTPASHGDTENIKTTPVKDATSEFRVFKMNWTKDAITFYIDDKKTYTFSPSEKNEETYPYKHPFYFLLNLAVGGNFGGPDVDDSIFPKQFLIDYVKVYKN
- a CDS encoding DUF1080 domain-containing protein; translation: MRNITILLLSAFLFASCAESQKDDIPWTNLFDEESLDGWSQKGGEAEYRVENSAIIGITVHDTPNSFLTTDKDYEDFILELDFKVHSSMNSGIQIRSNSFDDYMNGRVHGYQVEIDPSERAWSGGIYDEARRGWLVDLDENPDAKQAFKKDEWNSFRIEAIGDTIKTWINGVPAAHLIDGKTSKGFIALQVHSIGEDAEEGTEVMWKNIKILTENLDKYSTKTPLEPIKTKNRLTTAEEKNGWEMLWDGETTNGWRGARLDEFPKEGWKIEDGVLTVLASGGGESEAGGDIVTKELYGDFELKVDFKITEGANSGIKYFVDTDLNKGPGSSIGLEYQILDDELHPDAKLGNHDGSRTMASLYDLIQADPDKPVNPVGEWNTAHIISKGNKVEHWLNGVKVLEYERKSEDYRKLVAESKYVDWPDFGEAEEGHILLQDHGNEVSFKNIKIKSE
- a CDS encoding Gfo/Idh/MocA family protein, producing MKNSRRDFIKKTALGGTAIAVGNSAMGMSAKSYRKIIGSNDRIHVAIAGLGRRLGAYFDPIARKESNVELMYLCDVMESQRVNALKSFSEHIDYKPKLENDIRKVLEDSKVDALINATPDHWHTPGSIMAMKAGKHVYVEKPSSHNMFENELLVEATKKYGKVVQMGNQQRSSDHTIQIIKDIHDGAIGEVYKAVAFYTNSRGETPVQKKAAVPQGLDWDLWQGPAIRREYTEETWDYNWHWYGWNYGTAEAGNNGTHEMDIARWALQVGLPLRTDVQSAKRHFKDDGWEMYDTMDATFKFADNKVIQWDSKSRNGYDTYGGGRGTLIYGTEGGVFIDREKYVLTNRNGEVVKEYNSESEEAGTALGGGGDMSTQHLINFFDGIRGTAKLNAPIDDANISMAMVHYTNIADQLGRGFDVDDKTGRIFDRDAMKLWGREYAPGWKPQI
- a CDS encoding response regulator, which translates into the protein MNNVEIEENKEIKRLQTLLSYNILDTPYEKDFDELAQLIALICDVPTAIISMIDDKRQWFKAKVGISMDEAPIEETFCKYTVVQDELLEISDALLDERVKNNPHVKAENGIRFYAGLPLKSENGYNIGTVCVVGDKPKQLTGKQRKALKLLTSQAMHLLETRKKNKNLGTELSSILGKKIAETQKKLLLKESENKSLMKAIKNSSGVVEFRPDGTIISINQNFEEISGYREIELLGSHHKMFITPADYSENDRLWKSLGKGKFKTGRVRRIHKDGSEFYLQATYNPIQDLDVRVVKVVKISQDITKEIEAEFSLQRAKDMAESLNEQKDNFIANVSHEIRTPIHAMLGFTDLLLENENDGHKINYLKAVKVAGDSLLFIINDILDLSKMDAGLLQIDKDVFDIRDAINRVFSILHLKAHQKKIEFKPSIAQEVPQLLIGDKNRLAQVLINLLGNAIKFTSEGSVKLLVEICKETDFKVVIRFNVSDTGIGIPQKKLHTVFQRFTQAEENTSQKYGGTGLGLNISRQLIEKQEGNIEVKSEFGKGTNFIFEIPFEKATEKALKKEISINNFQEKYSGKILICEDSELNQRLVRAILKGKGLEVDIAANGEKAISFLKEKNYDLIFMDVQMPVKNGYETTKEIRNELKLTTPIVALTANFMTAEKEKCSAVGMDDYLAKPFQKKQLFEKVEKWVNGKK
- a CDS encoding PID-CTERM protein-sorting domain-containing protein codes for the protein MTIWLAPGIIFTQDRVHPPAPDNVVMSTPPPPPGLPIDFGISALIAAGLGLGIHHIRNRK
- a CDS encoding riboflavin synthase; the protein is MFTGIIEEVGEVSRIEPEGGNIHFSIKAAITPELKIDQSVAHNGVCLTVVAINDTQYNVTAVAETLEKTNLKNLAEGAPVNLERGMKLGDRLDGHIVQGHVDQTAICKKVKEKDGSWEFTFEYDPTLQNITIEKGSITVNGVSLTVVNSKKNEFSVAIIPYTYEHTSFKSLKEGDNVNLEFDVIGKYVKRIQELK
- the pdxA gene encoding 4-hydroxythreonine-4-phosphate dehydrogenase PdxA; amino-acid sequence: MKHAEKVKLGISIGDLNGIGSEIVLKTFDDSRMLDFCTPVIFASAKVITFLKKHFNLTLNFNGIDHPSKAIDGKINVMNVWKEGVNINFGEENPKIGEYAFKSLQAATKALKEDEIDVLVTAPINKHSIQSAEFNFPGHTDYLAKELEGESLMFMITDTLKIGLLTDHVALKDIANTITPELIEKKLGIIQQTLKQDFRIQKPKVAVLGINPHSGDNGVIGKEDEEILKPTLQKLRDKGDLVFGPFSADSFFGSKNYINFDAVVASYHDQGLIPFKTLSFGNGVNFTAGLSKVRTSPDHGTAFEIAGTNSANINSFKEAVFSAIEIYKCREEYKELTKNPLKKQGKKL